The genomic DNA GCTGTGGAGGTTCCACTTTAGCAATGCATGTGATGTGGGATCTCCGTCAAGAGCTCAGGTGTGCTGTGCTGAAAGACCACGCACTGTCAAAGAAAGAAGTCGCTACTCAAGTCAGTACGCTCATGAAACTTGAAAGTGAAAAAATATTTCCAGTTTTGCTGTTGGTCGATGATTCAAAAGAAACCAAGAATCCTCACGAGCTTGTGAACTGCATACTTAAAGAAGTAGAGGATGGCCTAAGCATGAATGTGGGTGACTCATCAAACTGCAAAGTCATCATCCTGAACTGTGTTCGTTCCCACAGCCCAAAGGAGCAATTCAAACAGCACAACACTGGACAAAGTCAATACGTAACTGCTTCATTGACACCAGAAGAACAGAAGGAGTTTGAAAAGAAACTCAGAGATCTTCAAGAAACGCATGAAAAACCTGAGAACTTTTACAGCTTCATGATCATGAAGAGCAATTTtgacaaaaaatacattgaGGATCTCGCTCGTAACATGCTGGAGAattttgattccagctcaaaggaAGCCAGACTGTTTGCCTTCCTAGTGTTACTTAACAACTATGTGGCAGAATCtgaaatatctctctctctctgtcaagaTTTTTTGGGGATGAAAATGATCCTTTGGAAGAAGGACAGCATAATGGGCAGAATGGAACCGTATTCAAACTTTCTCATCATTGACACAGTTGAAGACTTGGGAGGATACAAAGGAATCCGAATCCTGCATCACTCCATAGCATCTGCGTGTCTGGAAGAGTTGGAGAGAAGCTGCTCTTTAAGAGTAAGTGATATCACTATGGAGATTCTTCTTTGTGATCTGTTCTTCCGTTTTGGAGTTGTCAAACACAGATTCATGCGCTCAATTGAACAAATGTTGATTGCAAGGCAGCGCAAGAAAGATGGAGATGAGAAAGCATCATTTTCTGCTCTCATAGTAAAAATCCACAAAGATCAAGGGAGAAAAACTGTCCAAGAAATCTTTGAGAAAGCATCTTCCAGGTTTGTGACAAGTGCATCTATTCCTCAGGCACTGGCGAGATATTTGTACATCAAGGAGAGGGACTTCCCAGAGGCTCTGCAATGGGCTGAAAAGGCCAAGAACATCAAACAAAACCCGTTCACATTTGACACAATTGGGCAGATTCACAAAAGCAATTTAAAATCTAACAACCCCAGGGGAAAGCAGGAGGCGTCACGCAATCCAGAAGACTTAAAGACAAACATTAAAATTGCAGATAATGCTATCACAGCATTTAAAAGGGCCCAAGAGCTGGCAAATGAAGAGGACGAACCTGAGACGGAAGCCGCTGATGATGAGTCAGAAGACTATCCCAGAAATTCATATAATGTTTATGGTTATGTGGGTGTGCTGGAAATTGCCTTCCTGGTCTTTGAAATATTGAGCAAGTTGCCGTTCTTTGAGGAAAGTGACCCAGAGAAAAAGACATACTTGCAGAGTTTTCTGAAAAAATCAATCCCAATCACCAGTGTGTATAAAGAGGAAAATGAAATCAACAACAGATATGCAGAGATCATCAAAGAACACGAGCAGTTTCTTCAGAGTTTGAAAACTGAAGTAAAAGACATTTTTGAACTTCTGGTCTATTACTTCACgaacataaaagcaaagaattCCGAATTTGATTCGAGAAATCGTCGGAATATCAATACACTTTTTATAAAGTATGTAGCTCTTTTTTGCACTAcatcagaggaaataaaaaaggaacgACAAGGCAATCCTAAACTCAATTTGGAAATTGATATTGTACAACGAAGATATTTTCTTGAAGAGAAACATGCAGATACATTTGCAGGAATTCTTCAGCATTTGGACAATCCTGCTGAAGAGATTGAGAGGATCACAGAATGCTATGCATtcttgcaacaacaacaatgtatcaACCAAAATCAAAAGACAAAGGAAACAATCAACTACATTTTGTCAAACATAGTTCTTTACCTTTTGAACCCAAAATCTAAACAGGTAAAGAGTCACAGATACCTCTCTGGTCTACTTTTGAAAACTCTCCAAGAAGTAGGACGTTGGTATTCCTTCCCAGATCCATACTACCTGGCTCTGCTGTTACTCTGGCCAAGTCCTAGGCAAGAAGACACAGAAATTGTAACCTATGTGAAAGCAATTCGGAACTCGAAGCTCCTGGTTTTATCGTTTCGAAATAGGAGCACCATTGCCCACCTCTACCTGGGGAAAGAAGAGGGACTCAAGAGGCTGGTTTCTAAACGCCAACTAGATGAGAATTTTGAAGGGATGCGCCGTGACACCTTGGCTCAAATTTGGCGGAATGGagagatatttaaaaacaaatcaccGAGTCAGTGGAACCACTGAACAAGGAGAGCTGTTTGCCAATTATGGTAAACTGAAAATCCCTGTGCGTCCAGCCTTCATTGCTGGTATAAGAAGTGGTGCAAGCACAGAAAAGGTTTCCTTCTACCTTGGTTTTGCTATTAATGGACCTCTGGCATATGATATCCAGTATGACAACTAAGGTATTTGATTGTACAAACAAAGTGCATCGGAAGCACAAAGACAGTGTGAAAGAAATCTGTGAACTCACTGACCGCTCATAAAAGCACATGAGCATGCGATATCAGATAGACTGCTGGGTTAAATGGTTAAAGTAGCTGAtcttttattaacatttattatCCATCTTCTTAGGAGTATTTGTTATGTTGGTTGTCTTTTCCTGATGTGGCATATTTGCCgatctattcatttatttgaaagtgCAAACCACTGAGGAATGAACTGTACCTTTTTAAAGAAGTAGGTTGGCAGCCAGTGACTCACTGCGATGGAACTTTAAAGACACCTCATAAAAGCACATGAGCATGTGATATCAGAGAGATTGATGGGTTAAATGATGATCCTGTAGCTTTATATATAGATGTTTTTCTATGATTTTCTATGACATTTAATCTcttattttactattttttagtttttgttgtttagaTATCGTTGTCTCTCTAACTTTGAGAAGTAGGTGTGGCAGCCAGTGACTCACTGCGATGGAACTTTAAACACACCTCATAAAAGCACATTGCAGGGTTATATAACAATCCTGTAGGTCAATATAGCTGCACATGTAATGTTTTTATGACATCTTCTCTTTTATTAACAtgtatcagttttttttatgtctcttGCCGATGCATCACATTTGCTAAACGTAAGTGGAGCTCATTGTTGTACAAACAAGTGAAAGGCACTAAACAGTGACAATTCTTGGTGATTTTCTCAAAGAAATAGAGAACCCTGGAGCTCCAAAATCCCAGTTGAGAACCATTGCGCTATCCTCAATCATTTAGTATTTTTGTTTGACTATCGTAACATcattataaaaatgtttgaACAAGTTAACGTGAAATAAATCTTGTGTGACAAATGTGATTTCTGTACATTATCTGTAAAGACAGGATTTTGCCAAATGCTTTGTGAACTGTAACTGTGCGTTGCTATTTACCCTTTTAGAGGTGGGACGTTAGTTTGTATGTTGTTGCTGTAAGATAGTGTAATGTTATTAAATAATGTAGATAATAGTATAGAAGTCAGAAATGGTAAATTGATGGACTGGGGACCAAAGACGCATGACTCAGACCCCGTTTACATgatgggaaaacgcatatattttcatgcgttttggcctttcatttacacaaaaactgaggttttatcacggaaaacgatcatttctaaaaactccggCCAAAGTGGAGTGGAGCCACTTCCGGTTTGTCGAGAGGCCACGTGGTTTAAACACCCTGCACTGTCACCCCTCCCCAGCTGCCTCACTCTCCCTGTCTCGTCCCCCGGTTTACGGGAATTCAGATGGCCCCTTTGGCGCTCGGCTCCATGCTGCCAGGAAACAAATCTGACTTACAAATATTTGAAACTGCGATGCTTAAACATAAATGGTAGTTCGTCCTGATATAATGGGATTGAAGTGGATGTCCAGTGTTTAAAACATTAGTTTAAACAATGGAATGAATGATTTCC from Cyclopterus lumpus isolate fCycLum1 chromosome 4, fCycLum1.pri, whole genome shotgun sequence includes the following:
- the LOC117729696 gene encoding LOW QUALITY PROTEIN: sterile alpha motif domain-containing protein 9-like (The sequence of the model RefSeq protein was modified relative to this genomic sequence to represent the inferred CDS: inserted 2 bases in 1 codon), translated to MELPTSVEKWTKEDVHRWLMTVVKVHDTYADIFCEEEVSGDILVVFEKTDILDLGIHHGPAVKISTYLESLKEGSEYESQFPAYVGNWTKEQVNQWLQQHVRVYSKYAERLQKEDVSGDCLVCFKKQDFLDLDLKNGPAVKILAELRQLNKKPEPTLQPVLHTSTDPRESPKATQPELDLAQDMAIKQPDSCNEIESKTDKMLVKECEKAQLPFQKVSEKEGIQQPQDLGPRRKGAIVTTVTLKITVEIQKTLENLSKDDLKRFHFYLKEYTKSKHKPIPQGKLEDKDTMDTTTLMTNYYGCKEALQVTKDILKEINQQELARQLEKNMCPLEQQSLSKDVLNKEVNQGDKLQNLLTCGGNSLDNYDHFIVVVNKSSPEQVQYLKFLSKLKPFCVLDFDPNSVAPGGLCHSYRESRVANLHTPSQYQGRTDSVIKTLNLYKQTSWVFCNGRHDLDGDLNKELDYKNWLRKSCNDVEQLISFICNPDVLLRGGSLIIFLLLSPVVTEKDPIFDIYKSFIKQTKEESIINICESQGMYEKWRELVQEKCDSDIDPRSICELTLSEVNGTVMALGPFNQTSERLLPSSGSSCVVIKQKDEDLLTALDILCLNQCENTIDENSSEFHDHRIKVEEEFYKGGKVKWWNFYFCDKDKEKPFVKRDKYENVKKMIRSQLKDTKMCALLNLFHHPGCGGSTLAMHVMWDLRQELRCAVLKDHALSKKEVATQVSTLMKLESEKIFPVLLLVDDSKETKNPHELVNCILKEVEDGLSMNVGDSSNCKVIILNCVRSHSPKEQFKQHNTGQSQYVTASLTPEEQKEFEKKLRDLQETHEKPENFYSFMIMKSNFDKKYIEDLARNMLENFDSSSKEARLFAFLVLLNNYVAESEISLSLCQDFLGMKMILWKKDSIMGRMEPYSNFLIIDTVEDLGGYKGIRILHHSIASACLEELERSCSLRALARYLYIKERDFPEALQWAEKAKNIKQNPFTFDTIGQIHKSNLKSNNPRGKQEASRNPEDLKTNIKIADNAITAFKRAQELANEEDEPETEAADDESEDYPRNSYNVYGYVGVLEIAFLVFEILSKLPFFEESDPEKKTYLQSFLKKSIPITSVYKEENEINNRYAEIIKEHEQFLQSLKTEVKDIFELLVYYFTNIKAKNSEFDSRNRRNINTLFIKYVALFCTTSEEIKKERQGNPKLNLEIDIVQRRYFLEEKHADTFAGILQHLDNPAEEIERITECYAFLQQQQCINQNQKTKETINYILSNIVLYLLNPKSKQVKSHRYLSGLLLKTLQEVGRWYSFPDPYYLALLLLWPSPRQEDTEIVTYVKAIRNSKLLVLSFRNRSTIAHLYLGKEEGLKRLVSKRQLDENFEGMRRDTLAQIWRNGEIFKNKSXRVSGTTEQGELFANYGKLKIPVRPAFIAGIRSGASTEKVSFYLGFAINGPLAYDIQYDN